One window from the genome of Gimesia aquarii encodes:
- a CDS encoding transposase, with protein sequence MWPLFSERAATQECGNSELNHHTSVTSSFAYKRKPNRVQARMHDDRAVQTGFIYHVLNRANARMTIFESDEDYAAFEQILSEAVERFQMRLLSYCIMPNHWHLVVHPNEDRQLSRFTV encoded by the coding sequence ATGTGGCCACTTTTTTCAGAGCGGGCAGCCACCCAAGAGTGCGGTAATTCAGAGCTGAACCATCATACTTCGGTCACATCGTCATTCGCATATAAACGTAAGCCTAACCGAGTACAAGCAAGAATGCACGACGATCGCGCGGTTCAAACTGGTTTCATTTATCATGTTCTCAATCGGGCGAATGCTCGGATGACGATTTTTGAGAGTGATGAGGATTATGCCGCGTTTGAGCAAATCTTGTCTGAAGCGGTCGAACGATTTCAAATGCGATTGCTCAGCTATTGTATCATGCCAAATCATTGGCATCTGGTGGTCCATCCTAATGAAGACCGGCAACTATCTCGCTTTACAGTCTGA
- the cobA gene encoding uroporphyrinogen-III C-methyltransferase: MAKGKVYLVGAGPGDPGLITIKGVECLKQADLILYDGLVNPLLLQHVSSEVERTCRVAVGCNNRRILKQDEINQRLITAAREGKTVVRLKGGDPFIFGRGSEEAVALREARIDFEVIPGITAATAAAGYAGISITHRAHASAVALITGHENPDKSDSSLDYEVLAKFPGTLVFYMGLHKIESIVSSLIQAGKSESTPAAVISRGTTPFQKTVCGQLSDLPDSVKKAGLIAPSLIVIGECVSLRDQIAWFEQKPLFGLRIGITRPWEQSETEIKLALKMGAQPILLPTIEISGPADWAPVDNAISRLEEYQWLVFTSANGVQYFLNRLWETGFDARQLSHLKIATIGPSTAEALNAFHLRADLVPPQYRAEALAAAMKPLVGQQRILWAGANRGREVLQNELATVSAVVDKIVVYENHDMTEWDPESIGLLESGELDWIGLSSPSIARNFNRLLTEKAREQLGKKIKLASISPVTTQAASEVGLQVEAEAEEYHWKGIFDAILKQESSTSTLPRNTESTPE; this comes from the coding sequence ATGGCGAAAGGGAAAGTCTATCTAGTTGGTGCGGGCCCCGGCGACCCCGGTTTAATCACTATTAAAGGAGTTGAATGCCTTAAGCAAGCCGATTTAATTCTTTACGATGGCCTGGTCAATCCATTACTCTTGCAACATGTTTCGTCTGAAGTCGAACGTACATGCCGCGTGGCCGTAGGTTGTAATAACCGACGAATTTTGAAGCAGGATGAAATCAACCAGCGATTGATCACCGCCGCCCGAGAAGGCAAGACTGTTGTCCGGTTGAAGGGGGGGGACCCCTTTATTTTTGGTAGAGGAAGCGAAGAAGCGGTCGCATTAAGAGAAGCACGCATCGATTTTGAAGTGATCCCCGGAATCACTGCCGCAACTGCGGCCGCTGGTTACGCCGGAATTTCGATCACACACCGCGCACATGCCTCTGCCGTTGCGCTAATTACCGGCCATGAGAATCCAGACAAATCAGACTCATCCTTAGATTATGAGGTCCTGGCGAAATTTCCTGGAACACTCGTATTTTATATGGGCTTGCACAAAATTGAATCTATTGTCAGTTCACTAATTCAGGCCGGAAAATCTGAAAGCACTCCAGCGGCTGTCATTAGTCGTGGAACAACCCCGTTTCAAAAAACAGTCTGCGGTCAGCTTTCCGATTTACCAGACTCTGTGAAGAAAGCAGGTCTGATCGCGCCTTCATTGATCGTGATTGGAGAATGTGTTTCGCTGCGCGATCAAATTGCCTGGTTTGAGCAAAAGCCTTTATTTGGTCTACGAATTGGGATTACACGTCCCTGGGAACAATCAGAGACAGAAATCAAACTGGCGCTCAAAATGGGCGCGCAACCGATTCTATTACCGACCATCGAAATCAGTGGTCCAGCAGACTGGGCTCCCGTGGACAACGCGATTTCGCGGCTCGAAGAATATCAATGGCTAGTCTTTACGAGTGCGAATGGTGTCCAATATTTTCTGAATCGTTTATGGGAAACGGGCTTTGATGCCAGACAATTATCGCATCTGAAGATTGCCACGATAGGCCCTTCAACGGCCGAAGCTTTGAATGCCTTTCATCTGCGTGCAGACTTAGTTCCCCCTCAGTATCGAGCGGAAGCACTAGCCGCAGCGATGAAACCTCTGGTCGGTCAGCAAAGGATTCTCTGGGCGGGGGCCAACCGGGGACGCGAAGTTTTACAGAACGAACTGGCAACAGTTTCTGCAGTCGTAGACAAAATTGTGGTTTATGAAAATCATGATATGACAGAATGGGACCCTGAAAGCATAGGCTTACTGGAATCAGGAGAATTAGATTGGATTGGACTGAGCAGCCCCTCGATCGCCCGGAATTTTAATCGTCTTTTAACAGAAAAGGCGCGTGAGCAACTTGGCAAAAAGATTAAGTTAGCCAGTATCAGCCCGGTTACGACTCAAGCTGCATCAGAAGTCGGATTACAAGTTGAAGCAGAAGCAGAGGAATATCATTGGAAAGGTATTTTTGATGCCATTCTGAAACAGGAATCCTCGACCTCAACACTGCCACGAAATACAGAATCCACACCTGAATGA
- a CDS encoding YaiI/YqxD family protein — protein MQIWVDADACPIEIKELLFRAAKRTKIKVTLVANQPLHTPRSEFIDSLLVPAGLNVADQRIVELTQPGDLVITADIPLAADVVAKGGQALNPRGTLYTEANIGERLAVRDLMDDLRGEGQITGGPANFSAKDRQAFANQLDRWLTAAKG, from the coding sequence ATGCAAATTTGGGTCGACGCTGATGCCTGTCCTATTGAAATTAAGGAATTGTTGTTTCGTGCTGCAAAGCGAACAAAAATCAAAGTAACCCTGGTTGCCAATCAGCCTTTGCATACACCACGCTCAGAATTCATAGACAGTCTGCTCGTTCCTGCAGGATTGAATGTTGCCGATCAGCGGATTGTGGAGTTAACTCAGCCTGGAGATCTTGTGATTACCGCTGACATTCCCTTGGCTGCTGATGTGGTTGCCAAAGGTGGGCAGGCTCTTAATCCTCGTGGGACACTTTACACTGAGGCAAATATCGGGGAGCGGCTCGCGGTTCGTGACTTAATGGATGATCTGCGCGGGGAAGGCCAGATTACCGGGGGACCGGCCAATTTCAGCGCCAAAGATCGGCAAGCGTTTGCAAATCAATTGGATCGTTGGCTGACAGCAGCAAAAGGTTAA
- a CDS encoding vWA domain-containing protein → MEIVICQLGATDWVWQPMGSLLHIYAGAGVLIVLALFAYARTIWERPFVSSLLLPMRIAFIAALAILLMGPSMLPPQSEKTIRPKLRILLDTSESMLTEDCEGVSRFQFAQEHVVSVSNLRPIYRDFDVEISGFDEKIRPLGISRMNQDADEVATGRSTYLSECVSSAVVSIPQEDSGSLVLLVSDGRDSRDAPIQSAAMLAKSRNVPIYTTALGGQSVQSDVAVLAVPMQDYLLPGEPGAIMVKIYQAGLSGRTTKLRIQNGNKEQEIPIAFNQQRKVELQLPIKQDEPGRYEYKISVAQVDDEVEVNNNEQTVFYDVQKRRVRVLILEGQPFWDSKFLAQSLRKDERIELTQITQLSTKKRETIVTRVKEATPGVPDTPEEWAAYDIIILGQAMENVLDEKTAKQLVDFVSDHGGNVIFARGMAYDRATNDGQQVKNFLSKLEPVMWDAGELENVTMTLTPSGRTSQWFSTAKMGMDVDQALARLPGFQVTPLIKKEKAATIVLARASTGGSAKIDVSGQPAIVRMRYGRGSVVGVLGDGLWQWSLLPPEKHDLVSFYDTFWSNLVRWMAMGSDFQPGQQVAMNLSRTSVRLGDPLIVEVVYKHTPAAGAHPKLKLTDPESETRVVPLFRVAGREPRFRTELKPDIVGVHRLVVDAPGMQPAQLDNNFNVYDINIERLSTAANPMTLQILAEHSGGKFLEADQLSELSEHLLRHRSAVMIPPKLEFIWDQWVIMVLLLLWCGTEWLFRRSAGLL, encoded by the coding sequence TTGGAAATTGTGATTTGCCAATTAGGAGCAACCGACTGGGTCTGGCAGCCGATGGGTTCGCTTTTGCATATCTATGCAGGTGCGGGCGTGCTGATTGTCCTGGCTCTGTTTGCCTATGCACGGACGATTTGGGAACGTCCGTTTGTCAGCAGCCTGCTGCTGCCGATGCGTATTGCATTTATTGCGGCTTTAGCAATTTTATTAATGGGGCCGAGTATGCTCCCTCCGCAATCGGAAAAAACGATTCGCCCGAAATTGCGCATCCTACTAGATACATCGGAGTCAATGTTGACCGAGGACTGCGAAGGGGTCTCGCGTTTTCAATTTGCGCAGGAGCATGTCGTCAGCGTCTCAAATCTGCGTCCTATTTACCGGGACTTTGATGTAGAGATCAGTGGTTTTGATGAAAAGATTCGGCCTCTGGGAATATCCCGGATGAATCAGGATGCTGATGAAGTTGCGACCGGACGAAGCACGTATCTTTCAGAATGTGTGTCCTCTGCTGTTGTGTCGATTCCCCAGGAAGACAGTGGATCTCTGGTTCTTCTGGTGAGTGATGGTCGCGATTCACGCGATGCACCGATTCAATCGGCAGCGATGCTGGCTAAATCTCGCAACGTACCGATTTATACAACCGCATTGGGAGGTCAGAGTGTGCAGTCTGATGTCGCAGTATTGGCAGTACCGATGCAGGATTACCTGCTGCCCGGAGAACCCGGCGCGATTATGGTAAAGATTTATCAGGCAGGTCTGAGTGGCCGGACGACAAAGTTACGGATTCAAAACGGCAACAAAGAACAGGAGATTCCAATCGCCTTCAATCAGCAGCGGAAGGTCGAATTGCAGTTGCCGATCAAGCAGGATGAACCGGGACGCTATGAGTACAAGATCTCGGTAGCACAGGTGGATGATGAAGTGGAAGTGAATAATAACGAGCAGACCGTTTTCTACGATGTTCAAAAAAGACGCGTTCGCGTGTTGATTCTGGAAGGACAGCCTTTCTGGGACAGTAAATTTCTGGCGCAATCGTTGCGAAAAGATGAGCGAATCGAACTGACTCAAATCACGCAATTATCAACAAAAAAACGTGAGACGATTGTAACGCGCGTGAAGGAGGCGACTCCGGGCGTTCCCGATACCCCCGAGGAATGGGCTGCTTATGACATTATTATTCTGGGACAGGCGATGGAAAATGTACTCGATGAAAAAACAGCGAAACAACTTGTCGACTTTGTTTCAGACCATGGTGGCAATGTGATTTTTGCTCGGGGAATGGCCTACGATCGGGCCACGAATGATGGTCAACAAGTGAAGAATTTTCTGTCAAAACTTGAACCGGTGATGTGGGACGCGGGAGAACTGGAAAATGTTACCATGACATTGACTCCCAGCGGTCGTACAAGCCAATGGTTTTCGACAGCGAAAATGGGAATGGATGTGGATCAGGCTTTGGCGCGATTGCCGGGATTTCAGGTGACCCCCTTGATCAAAAAAGAAAAAGCGGCGACAATTGTTCTCGCTCGAGCATCGACCGGTGGTTCAGCGAAAATCGATGTTTCAGGACAGCCGGCCATTGTGCGCATGCGATACGGACGCGGCTCCGTGGTGGGAGTACTAGGAGACGGGTTGTGGCAATGGAGTTTATTGCCTCCAGAAAAACATGATCTTGTCAGTTTTTACGACACCTTCTGGTCGAACCTTGTTCGCTGGATGGCAATGGGAAGTGACTTCCAACCCGGGCAACAGGTGGCGATGAATTTGAGCCGGACAAGCGTTCGTCTAGGAGACCCATTGATAGTGGAAGTTGTTTATAAGCATACTCCTGCTGCGGGGGCTCATCCAAAGCTGAAACTGACCGATCCGGAATCTGAGACTCGCGTTGTCCCACTGTTTCGTGTGGCCGGAAGAGAGCCGCGTTTTCGAACCGAGCTGAAACCAGACATCGTTGGTGTACATCGGCTTGTTGTGGACGCTCCCGGAATGCAGCCGGCACAACTGGACAACAATTTTAATGTTTACGACATCAATATAGAGCGATTATCCACCGCCGCCAATCCCATGACATTGCAGATTCTTGCTGAGCATTCCGGCGGAAAATTTCTGGAAGCGGATCAGCTGAGTGAATTGTCGGAGCATCTGCTACGTCACCGGTCAGCAGTAATGATTCCTCCGAAGCTCGAATTCATCTGGGATCAGTGGGTCATTATGGTTTTGCTGTTGCTGTGGTGTGGAACAGAATGGTTATTCCGGCGTTCGGCCGGCCTTTTATAG
- a CDS encoding ATP-binding protein — MKEGHLSQLLENTSQLTMLVEIGSAICRAGGALLAIAMVALGVDALFALTPWGLILVDLFFVCLIISAGCFTLRQAWRNAFNARRVARQIETHLGVANSRLINSVEFLENPSNSSSRELIDQSIRDGEDMASSLSSFEVVKFRGFLKACGLALGAILFVIVTFASAPRLIAMVLPRYLDPTGDHPPFTLLDFEVTVSPETVYHGRSATISAKLSGPEAVDQASVVFVEGNSRKRLPMYRNSAGEFILPIEQADKTQEFYIDTPSGRSQRLTFSVLKVPYFESVSVHYEFPRYTGWSSVSHALDTRGIRGLEGTKVTLSATGNLPLNSAQMELFGPESEDEKEDRIPYDTVTLHPTEKDVATVSGSFQLQSSGWYRLTLVGVNGARSEEQLEGKIISAPDRMPRISFLEPDPNVIAVEGWKIPVLLQATDDVEIDRIIFLCGVNGWGPDSTLLPLHKDQTTIARADYEFDLKSLGARAGDIITYYASAYDNHPSGEHVSETSRYVIQVISEEEYREYARQQYQMEQLIQEFEDFRTRMDDLKEQREEILKELNELQKKLESGEEMSGEELNRLEQLQKKLEQFAKQAEELSKKMQERSDDPQLYDLEQPYREMLKTLSQQLAQQSESANELKKTSASYGKQPGNTEKRNAFQQAAENFMKKKDPFGKKTEETLDETEQDLEKLRLADSLIAQAERLRAAILYQRDLADRLGEFRDRKSFNPDEMKKMQRMAKEQELLQQEIEEVKTALKEAAKEAAESLPKMSGNAKQICDALEKMQVDQDQDAAARSARKGNGQQAYDSADEAAKKLESLLSDCCSPKSGSESGDLDGCLKLPKQNLKNSLEQLAQGRKIPGIGQKGKSGSGYAGSRAQRAIYGPYQASQGKSDARRAGWMGKRGLGGRGLRGSNNDPVSAETLTPNDHHKTRGASGNMRGVPVEYRDQAEAYFKRLEEGN; from the coding sequence ATGAAAGAGGGACACCTCTCTCAGCTGTTGGAAAATACCTCTCAGCTGACAATGTTGGTCGAGATCGGCAGTGCTATCTGTCGGGCTGGTGGCGCCCTTCTGGCCATTGCGATGGTCGCTTTGGGTGTCGATGCACTTTTTGCCCTGACTCCCTGGGGATTGATTTTAGTCGATCTGTTCTTTGTGTGCCTGATCATATCGGCAGGATGTTTTACTCTTCGGCAGGCATGGCGGAATGCGTTTAATGCTCGCCGTGTTGCGCGTCAGATTGAAACGCATCTTGGCGTTGCTAACAGTCGGCTGATCAACTCTGTGGAGTTTCTTGAGAACCCGTCCAACTCATCAAGCCGCGAATTGATTGATCAATCAATTCGGGATGGAGAGGATATGGCCTCATCGCTTTCTTCTTTCGAAGTAGTAAAATTTCGAGGTTTTTTGAAAGCGTGTGGGCTTGCTTTGGGAGCGATTCTGTTTGTCATCGTGACTTTTGCCTCCGCGCCAAGATTAATCGCAATGGTTCTACCTCGTTACCTAGATCCGACCGGTGATCATCCTCCGTTTACGCTTCTGGACTTTGAAGTGACAGTGTCTCCGGAAACCGTTTACCACGGTCGTTCTGCAACGATTTCCGCGAAACTCAGCGGTCCCGAAGCTGTCGATCAGGCGAGTGTTGTCTTTGTGGAAGGGAACAGTCGAAAGCGACTGCCGATGTATCGCAATTCTGCTGGCGAATTCATACTGCCGATCGAGCAGGCGGACAAAACTCAGGAGTTTTATATCGATACTCCGAGTGGTCGAAGCCAGCGACTCACGTTCAGCGTGTTAAAGGTTCCGTATTTTGAATCTGTCAGTGTTCACTACGAATTTCCGAGGTACACCGGCTGGTCGTCTGTCAGTCATGCGCTCGATACACGAGGCATCCGAGGCCTTGAGGGTACGAAAGTGACCCTCTCTGCCACAGGCAACCTCCCTTTGAATTCGGCACAAATGGAACTGTTCGGACCTGAGTCGGAAGATGAAAAAGAAGATCGCATTCCTTATGATACAGTTACTCTCCATCCGACGGAAAAGGATGTCGCAACTGTTTCCGGTTCGTTTCAGCTTCAATCGAGCGGTTGGTATCGTCTGACTCTGGTTGGTGTCAACGGGGCACGCAGTGAAGAACAGTTAGAAGGGAAAATCATATCTGCTCCGGATCGGATGCCGCGGATTTCCTTTCTGGAGCCGGACCCGAACGTGATTGCCGTGGAAGGCTGGAAGATTCCCGTGCTCTTACAGGCGACAGATGATGTAGAAATTGATCGTATCATATTTCTGTGTGGCGTCAACGGCTGGGGACCGGATTCGACGTTGCTGCCGCTGCACAAGGATCAGACGACGATAGCCCGTGCCGATTACGAGTTTGATCTGAAGTCTTTGGGGGCACGAGCCGGTGATATCATCACATATTACGCTTCAGCCTATGATAATCACCCGAGCGGCGAACATGTTTCGGAAACTTCCAGATATGTGATTCAGGTCATTTCTGAAGAAGAATACCGGGAATATGCACGCCAGCAGTATCAGATGGAGCAACTGATTCAAGAGTTTGAAGATTTTCGAACAAGGATGGATGATCTGAAAGAGCAGCGAGAGGAGATTCTGAAAGAATTGAATGAGCTTCAGAAGAAACTCGAAAGTGGTGAGGAAATGAGCGGGGAGGAATTGAATCGCCTGGAGCAGCTTCAGAAAAAATTGGAACAGTTTGCAAAACAGGCTGAAGAACTCTCAAAAAAGATGCAGGAGCGATCCGATGATCCACAATTGTACGATTTGGAACAGCCATATCGCGAGATGTTAAAGACTCTCAGCCAGCAACTGGCGCAACAGTCGGAAAGTGCAAACGAGCTGAAAAAAACAAGTGCGTCCTATGGTAAACAACCGGGAAATACTGAGAAACGGAATGCGTTTCAGCAGGCGGCTGAAAATTTTATGAAAAAAAAGGATCCGTTCGGTAAGAAGACGGAGGAGACTCTGGATGAGACCGAACAGGACCTGGAGAAACTTCGGCTTGCGGACAGTCTGATTGCACAGGCGGAGCGATTACGGGCGGCAATTCTATATCAAAGAGATCTAGCGGATCGTTTGGGAGAATTTCGCGATCGGAAATCCTTCAATCCAGATGAAATGAAGAAAATGCAACGCATGGCCAAAGAGCAGGAATTGCTGCAGCAGGAAATAGAGGAAGTCAAAACCGCTCTGAAGGAAGCAGCCAAAGAAGCTGCGGAGAGCCTTCCGAAAATGTCCGGCAATGCGAAACAAATTTGCGATGCATTGGAAAAGATGCAAGTTGACCAGGATCAGGATGCGGCTGCACGGTCTGCACGAAAGGGTAACGGTCAGCAGGCTTATGATTCGGCAGATGAAGCTGCGAAAAAACTGGAATCACTACTTTCCGATTGCTGTTCTCCCAAGTCGGGGTCGGAGTCGGGTGATTTGGATGGATGCTTAAAGCTGCCCAAACAGAACCTGAAGAATTCACTGGAGCAACTAGCCCAGGGGCGTAAAATTCCCGGTATTGGTCAGAAAGGGAAATCCGGATCGGGATATGCTGGCTCCCGTGCTCAAAGGGCGATTTATGGTCCTTATCAGGCGTCACAGGGGAAAAGTGATGCGCGCCGGGCTGGATGGATGGGCAAACGCGGGCTGGGAGGGCGTGGACTAAGGGGAAGTAACAATGATCCTGTCAGTGCCGAGACCCTCACTCCAAATGACCATCATAAAACACGTGGAGCTTCTGGGAATATGCGTGGTGTACCGGTCGAGTATCGGGATCAGGCTGAAGCCTATTTTAAACGTCTTGAAGAAGGAAATTGA
- a CDS encoding thioredoxin family protein, whose translation MNPRTHKTRFVILAVSILLVAKIVSADPIPFHKTLENAIQSDGKKRPVVVVFGAPWCGWCRKMDVDTFTDSRVEAISKKYLWVKVDIDEDKETAARFGVHGVPQTFVLNDQGSVLGSRGGYIPPQKMVNFITESLDNPHPSVLLPDLLKRYAVATTEEEIRDTTFKLVEQLARSDRVGREVILAAMKTKGASSWPVLLELMADERLSIRAAAVGSLKHMSKADIVFHPFAKHDLRQQQIAVWQQWLDNVVSVK comes from the coding sequence ATGAATCCGAGAACGCACAAAACTCGATTTGTCATACTGGCAGTCAGCATTTTATTAGTAGCAAAGATTGTATCTGCCGATCCCATCCCGTTTCATAAAACTCTTGAAAATGCAATTCAGTCTGACGGGAAAAAACGTCCGGTTGTTGTCGTCTTCGGAGCCCCCTGGTGCGGATGGTGTCGCAAGATGGACGTTGATACGTTCACTGATTCGCGTGTGGAAGCGATTTCCAAAAAATATTTATGGGTAAAAGTTGATATCGATGAGGATAAGGAGACGGCGGCCCGATTTGGAGTCCACGGTGTTCCTCAAACATTTGTGTTAAATGATCAGGGATCGGTACTTGGCTCTCGTGGTGGATATATTCCGCCCCAGAAAATGGTCAATTTTATTACAGAGAGTTTAGATAACCCTCATCCGTCCGTTTTGTTACCTGATCTACTGAAGCGTTATGCGGTCGCAACAACAGAGGAGGAAATTCGCGATACGACTTTCAAACTGGTGGAACAACTGGCTCGTTCAGACCGGGTGGGACGCGAAGTGATTTTGGCGGCGATGAAGACCAAGGGAGCATCATCATGGCCGGTTTTATTGGAGTTGATGGCGGACGAACGGCTCTCGATTCGCGCGGCAGCAGTCGGCAGCCTGAAACATATGAGCAAAGCCGACATTGTTTTTCACCCTTTTGCAAAGCATGATCTCCGTCAGCAGCAAATCGCAGTCTGGCAACAATGGCTTGATAACGTTGTGAGCGTAAAATAA
- a CDS encoding DUF1207 domain-containing protein has protein sequence MRLFILISVRLTLSSFLLCTLSGNLLAQQFGQQASSSKPFMAPSPHGMNQHRRAQTSSSAQAYLQKQYTPRQGNPVQLGMPLHQTEPVQSAAYNQNITQSLPPLYSQNRPQQRNQLNQIQQVSSTEPIYPPALEALADDSEFSNLGGMPMSEGSYTDSIDELCGGGCWGWTVLPTDLLYTSYLAGPKEPRMALAILHEKDIGWQMELEAGARVGILRYGSLNDNVLEGWQLDVEGAGPPRLNMEEELDLDAADFRVGVPLTWRQGAYQAKFAYYHTSAHVGDEFLERNPSFQRINYVRDAFVLGGGYFPDPDLRLYAEIGYAFNVDGGAEPWELQFGAEFSPAEHSGLRGAPFWAVNGYLREEVNWGGNVNMMIGWQWRGDRNNHLFRIGLQYFNGKTMQYSFFQNSEQMFGFGTWYDF, from the coding sequence GTGAGGTTATTTATTTTAATATCAGTACGGCTGACGCTTTCTAGTTTCCTGCTTTGTACTCTGAGCGGAAATTTATTAGCACAGCAGTTTGGTCAACAGGCATCGAGCAGCAAGCCCTTTATGGCGCCATCACCGCATGGAATGAATCAACACCGCCGTGCCCAAACCTCCAGCTCAGCGCAGGCTTACCTGCAAAAACAATACACGCCTCGACAGGGAAATCCGGTACAACTGGGAATGCCACTCCATCAAACAGAGCCGGTTCAATCAGCTGCATACAATCAAAACATCACACAAAGTTTACCTCCCCTCTATTCGCAGAATAGACCACAACAACGCAACCAATTGAATCAAATTCAGCAAGTCAGTTCGACAGAACCAATTTACCCTCCTGCTCTGGAAGCACTTGCAGACGACTCTGAATTCTCGAACCTGGGTGGCATGCCAATGTCCGAAGGCAGCTATACAGATTCCATTGACGAATTATGTGGAGGGGGTTGTTGGGGCTGGACTGTTTTACCGACAGATCTGCTCTATACATCTTATTTAGCAGGTCCCAAAGAGCCACGTATGGCACTCGCAATCTTGCACGAAAAAGACATTGGCTGGCAGATGGAGCTTGAAGCAGGGGCACGTGTCGGAATTTTGCGTTATGGTTCACTCAATGATAATGTTCTGGAAGGATGGCAGCTTGACGTTGAAGGCGCTGGTCCACCACGCTTAAACATGGAAGAGGAACTTGATCTGGATGCTGCAGATTTTCGAGTCGGTGTCCCACTGACTTGGAGACAGGGAGCCTATCAGGCAAAATTTGCTTACTATCACACCAGCGCGCATGTTGGTGATGAATTCCTGGAACGTAACCCGAGCTTCCAGAGGATCAATTACGTACGCGATGCGTTCGTATTGGGGGGCGGATATTTTCCCGACCCTGATTTACGGCTCTACGCAGAAATCGGATACGCCTTCAATGTTGATGGTGGTGCGGAGCCATGGGAATTACAATTTGGAGCGGAATTCAGCCCGGCAGAACATTCTGGACTTCGAGGTGCGCCCTTCTGGGCTGTCAACGGTTATTTACGTGAGGAAGTCAACTGGGGTGGAAATGTCAATATGATGATTGGTTGGCAATGGCGTGGCGACCGCAACAACCATCTCTTCCGAATTGGTCTCCAGTACTTCAACGGAAAAACAATGCAATATTCGTTCTTCCAGAATTCCGAGCAGATGTTTGGGTTTGGTACCTGGTATGACTTCTAG
- a CDS encoding DUF4159 domain-containing protein: MRKYKHFLKMFCISAAVVGFSFALCARLAAEDKRRGIVECANLIYAKNKSSVCFSPEFLKQIEKETNISTSSKFSKVNMESVKLYQYPFSVMTGEGDFSLSKIQRSNLRTYLMSGGFIVASAGCSSEEWAKSFRQEIGSIFPDVKLQKIDFSHPIFHTVHDINGLDRKKSSGQATLEGLEIDGKIVLIFSSDGLNDSSKAGGNCCCCGGNEIRNARQINVNLLAYTVTH; the protein is encoded by the coding sequence GTGCGAAAATATAAACACTTTCTGAAGATGTTCTGCATTTCGGCGGCAGTTGTCGGATTTTCATTCGCCTTGTGTGCGAGGTTGGCTGCTGAAGATAAGCGGCGCGGAATTGTCGAGTGTGCGAATTTAATTTATGCAAAGAACAAAAGCTCGGTTTGCTTTAGCCCAGAATTTCTGAAGCAGATTGAAAAAGAGACGAATATCTCGACGTCCAGCAAGTTCTCCAAGGTCAATATGGAATCAGTTAAGCTGTATCAGTATCCCTTTTCCGTCATGACGGGAGAAGGCGATTTCTCTCTCTCGAAGATACAGAGATCTAATCTGAGAACATACCTGATGAGCGGCGGATTTATCGTTGCTTCGGCAGGATGTAGCAGTGAAGAGTGGGCGAAATCGTTTCGACAGGAAATTGGCAGTATCTTTCCGGATGTCAAACTGCAGAAGATTGATTTCTCTCATCCCATTTTTCATACCGTCCATGATATTAATGGACTCGACCGTAAAAAGTCTTCCGGGCAGGCAACGCTGGAAGGGTTAGAAATTGACGGAAAAATCGTATTGATTTTCAGCAGTGATGGATTGAACGATTCCTCTAAGGCGGGAGGTAATTGTTGCTGCTGCGGTGGAAACGAAATTCGCAATGCACGTCAGATTAATGTCAATCTGTTGGCTTACACGGTGACCCACTAA